GTTTTAATGTTTCTCGCCGCGATGTGTTGGGCGTTGAATACGAATTTGCAAAAAAATCTTCTTGCAAAATATTCTGCAAGTCAGTTAACACTGATTATGCTTGTTGTCGGAACGCCATTTCTCACCGCTGTCTCAATTCCATCGTTTACTTCATTTGATTTTACTTCTCTACATTGGACGTATTATTTTGCAATGGTGATTTCCGGTGTTATTTCAATAGGGTTCGCAAATTATTTCTGGTCTATTGGAGTGAAACGAATTGGTCCGGCGAAAACAGGAAACTACAATAATCTTGTTCCGGTACTTGCATTAGTTTTTTCTTACATTACGCTTGGAGAAAAATTAGAAACAATTCAATTTGTCGGAGCAACTGCAACAATTGCAGGAGTGTGGTTAGCAAGAAGAGAAAAGAAGAATGGAGTTGCGAAGTAAATAAAACGTTATTGGTAAGTAGTCATTTGTCATTCGTAATGCGAGGAAAATGAATAACCAATTACAGATGACTAATTACTTTCAAAAAATAGTACAGATTTTTTTAATTTTAAATTATGAAACAAAACAAAATTTTCGTCGCTGTGGCCGGCAATATTGGTTCGGGAAAATCTTCGTTGACAAAATTATTGAGTTCGCACTATAAGTGGAAATCATTTTACGAATCAGTGGAGGATAATCCGTATTTGAGTGATTTCTATGGAGATATGCATCGCTGGTCGTTCAACTTACAAGTGTATTTTCTTTCGAAGCGTTTCCGCGACCATAAAACAATTGTTGATTTAAAAAATTCTGTTATTCAAGACCGCTCCATTTATGAAGACGCGGAAATCTTTGCAAAGAATTTGCACTCGATAGGGAAGATGGACACTCGAGATTTCACAAATTACTGCGAACTCTATTCCATTATGCTACAATATTTGAAGCCTCCCGATTTACTTATTTATCTCGATGCTACGATTGATACGTTGTGTTCGCAAATAAAAAAACGCGGAAGAGATTATGAACAATCTATTCCGCGTGAATATTTGGAGCAACTTTCCTGTTTATATCGCGATTGGATTGGAAATTACAAGTTAGGAAACCTTCTTGTTATTCCCTCTGATGAAGTTGATTTCGTTCACGAAAAAGGAGATTTCAATCGCGTCTTAATGTTGATTCAAAGCAAGTTGTTTGAGATTGGGTATCAATGAAATGTATTTGTTTCAATCACCATTTTCAGTTTTGGTTTCTTCGCTACTCTTTTTTATTTTCTTTATGAACTTGATGCAATTCAGTTTGCGGAAAAAGAAAATGGGAATATAGCTCTTTGTTTCTTAAAATCTCTTTCGCTGCGGCAATTTGATTATCATCTTTCAGTGATTCTTCAATTCTACCTTTTTCTCCACGATAACGACTCATAATTTCCATGCGAAGCGTGCGAAGAATTTCGATTCTGCTTCGTTCAAATGAAGAATCTTTTTCCAACGCCAATTGTTTTTGAGTTTCTTCAAGTTGCGAAAGCAACGTTGCACTCATACCTGATTTATTTGCAAGTTCTATGAGTTCTTTCAACGTTGTTTCGGTTTCCTCTTCAAACGAAAATTGTTTTTCAGTTACAAATTTTTTGAATTCAGAAAGCATTGCGCTATCATTGGGAAATTCGAGCGGCATGATTTTGTTCGCTGAATAAAACGCATTTGCATATTTAAATAGAAAGGATTTTTGCATCAATGCTTTGTACAACGATGATGATTCAGGAAACTCTACGACGGTATCGGGAGAAACACCGCCGAGGTCTTTAACTTTTCTGTTATGCGTTGTATAAAAATCTTTTCGCAAACTCTCAGGAGTTGCTACATACACTCCTCCTTTTTCTTCTTTACTATAATCAATTTCTTGAATACATCTTCCGCTCGGAGTATAGTACTTTGCAGTAGTTAATTTTAGTTGTGTATTGTACGGCAATGGAACAATATTCTGCACGAGTCCTTTTCCATACGTTCGCGTTCCTACCAGGACTCCACGATCATAATCTTGGATTGCGCCAGCAACAATTTCAGATGCACTTGCAGAATTTTTATTCATCACGACGACCAGCGGAGTAGAGGAAAGTAGCGGATCTTTCTGAGAAATATATTCGCGCATAAACGCAGAGGAAGGAATTTTACCTTTCGTAGAAACGACTAAAGAATTTTTGGGAAGAAATGTTTCAGTAACATTTACTGCGGCATCTAACAAACCGCCGGGATTTTCGCGTAAGTCAAGTATAATTCCTGAAATTTCTCCTCGTTTTTTTAATTCCCGAATTTTGTCCTGCAAATCTTCTCCTGTTTGTCGCGTAAATCGTTCAAGCCGAATGTATGCAATTTGCGGCTCGACAAAATCGGCAAACGTGATGCTTTTCAGTTGTATTTTTTCACGCATCAATGAAAACTCCAGCGATTCTTTTTCTCCGTCGCGTTCAATTTTTACTTTAACTTCTGTGAAAGGATCTCCTCGTGTCAATTTTCTCACATCTTCAACTTTCCATCCGACAATATTTTTTCCGTCAATTTCAATGAGTCGGTCACCTGGAATTAAACCCTGCCGTTGCGCAGAATATCCTTCCATTAACGATAAAATTGTAATATAACCGTCGCGAACTCCAATCGTGATACCAACTCCGCCATATGTTCCTGTTGTTAGTAAATCAACTTCATCAGTTTCATCCGCATCATAAAATTCTGTGTACGGATCAAGAACGTCCAACATTCCATCAATTCCTGCTTGCATTAAGCGTTCAGGATCTATTCCTTCAACATAATTTGAAGCAATTTCCTGATAGACTTTTCCGAAGATGTCTATGCTTTTATTGATTTTAAAAAGAAATTTGTTGTCGTTTTCTTTCGCGGCAAAAGAAAACGAAGATATTACTGCAAATGAAATAATAAACAGCAGAGTATTGTATGTGAAATATTTTTTCATAAAATTAATGTTGTGTTTAAAAAATTCGTCGAGTATTTATTGAGCAAATTGTTGCGTTACTAAATTCCAGATTTGCTGATGAACAATGTCAATGGAGTTCATTCCGTCAATAGTGACGAGACGTTGCGGTTCTTGCTGTGCTATAAAATGAAATCCGTCAAAAATATGTTGAAAAAAAATTGTTTCCGCTTCTTCCATTCTGTCTGTCGTTATACGTGAATTATTGCGACGGCGCAGTGCTTCTTCTACAGGAATGTCTATAAAAAAAGTTTTCATTGGAAAAAGTCTTTGTGTTGCGATGTTGTTTATTGCGCGAATAGTATCCTGTGAAATTCCACGACCAAATCCCTGATACGCGGTTGTTGAATCTACGTATCTATCGCAAATGACAACACAATTTCTTTTGAGAGATGGAAGAATTACTTCGTGAACAAGTTGCGCGCGCGCAGCGGAGAACAACAGCATTTCTGTTGCAGAAAACATTGATGAATTCTTTTTGTTCAATAAAATTTCGCGGATGTCTTCAGAAATTGTTGTTCCGCCTGGTTCACGAAGGACAAGAACTTTATGTCCGATATTCGTGAGACGTCGTGCGAGCAATTCCACTTGTGTGGTTTTTCCACATCCGTCAAGTCCTTCAAAAGATAAAAACATTATTTGTTGTATGGTACAGTTGCTTAGGTGAAAATATAGATTTAGTTTTTCTCAGCAAAAAAAGAACGAAGTAAATTTAATTCGTAAAATTTATATGTAACGATGCATATATGTAATACTCGAACATCACTTTGGTACACGCGCTACGTTGATGATTGCGAGCATCAAAAAAATAATATTTGCAATCCAAGCAGTAAGCAATGGATTCAAATCTCCGTTGTATCCGAATACTTGACTTACTTTGAGAAAAACCATATAGACAAAACATACAGCAACGGCAATGCCAAACTCTACTCCTAATCCGCTTTTTCTCTTCATCGAAGAAAACGGAATACCAAATAATACGACAATAACACCTGCAAACGGGAACGCAATTTTTCCGTAAAAATCTACTCGCCATCGCGAAACATCGTTTCCAAGGAATTCTTGGTTATTGATAAATTCCTGAAGTTCCGGATAATTCATCTCATCGGGTTTGCGTTGCTGTTTGCGAATGTCTTCAGGAACAAATAATAAATTTTTCATCTCTTTCTTTGCAAAGGAATTTACGGTTTGATTTCGTCCTTTCATTGTACGAACTATTCCATCGTACATCGTCCAAATTTTTGTCGTATCGTTCCAAACCATAGTTTTTGCATCGTATCGTTTCACAAGCACGGTTTTATCAATCACCCAATAATCTTGAATACTCACTCTTGAAGCGATATAGGAACCTTCTTCAAAATTACGAATCGAACAAATTCTGTTTTTTCCAATTTGGAAAAATACATTCGTTGAAGTTTCGTCGTACAGATTTTTTGAAAGATACTGACGCTCGATGGAAAGTTTTTTTTCATTTGCTTTCGGAACAATCCATCCGTTAAAATATATAGATAGCACACTGATAACGAACGATGTTGCCACAATCGGAATCAGAAATTTATACAAACTTACGCCGCTCGCTTTCATTGCAGTTAATTCTGAGTATGTGTTGAATTTTCCAGTGGTGAACATACTGGAAAACAACAATGCAACCGGGATCATCAATTTTATTATTTCCGGCATAAACGCAACATAATAAAGCGCGATTATTTCTATTTCAACATTTGCATCGAGAAAATCATCAAGATTTTCCATCATATCTACTATGATGAAAATGAAAATGAATGCAATTAATGCAAATAGTGCAGTTGCTAAAAAATTACGAAGGATGTATCGAACAAGAAGTTTCAAAGGAACGTAACGTAGCAATAAATAGATTATCTCGAAACGAAATGCTGTTTAGTAAATATTTTTTTCAATGAGAATAGCGTGTGTTGCTGACTTTTTCTGATAAGAAAGAAACTGAGTACAGTTAAAAGTATGTTTGCTGACCACATTCCCACAAACGGAGAAATGATGTTGCGGTCAGCAAATTTTTCCCCACTAACAAGAAACGACCAATAGAGCAAAAAGAAACCTAAACTTAACGTTGCGGCTATTCCAAATCCGCCGCGGCGAACCATCATTCCCAACGGCGCACCAACAAGAGCAAAGACAATACATGCAAACGGAATTGAGTATTTCTTATGTATTTCAACAAGAAATTCATCAATCTGATTTTGATAATATTCGATTTGAGAAATGTCGTTGGAAATTGTTGAGAAAAAAAAATGCGTGTTGTATGAATTTTGCACAAACGGAACAAACTCATTATTCGCTTTTTTTTGCTGATTGGATTCAAAATTTTCCGAAAGCAACTTACTAAAATGTGCGCGAATTTTCATTTGCGTTGAAGTGCGAATTTCAGCATTGATATGTTCCAGCGAATCAACTATTTGCTTCATATCTTTCGCATTGAGTTCTCTGTCGCTGCGCTCGAACGTACCTTCTGCAGAACGTTCAAACATCAATCCTTCAACAAAGATTGCAATTCGGTGATGTTGAAATTTTATTCTCCGATATGTTTGAACATCCGTTGTACTCAATTCGTGAATTTCACCATCGGTTAAATCCATTATCAAATTTTGATAATCAGGAGAAAATGAAACGTTCCCTTTTTTTGCTGTAAGAATAATTTCAGATTCGGGATTGTTGTAATCATAAATTTTTACATCGAGAAGTTCGTTTGTTTTTTCAAAAGTTTTTCCTGCAAGAATACTGTAGCCGGAAATATCTTTGCAGAATACCCCGCTTTGAATTGTGAGCGTTGGCTTTTTTCTTCGAATATCAATAATCAACGATTTTGCTCGATGATTGGCATCTGGAAGTATTTCATTGTTGAAATACACGAGAAATGCCGCAAGGAACGTTGCTACTATAACGGACGGAAGCATCAATTGTGTAACGCTTGCGCCGCTCGATTTCATTGCAGTAATTTCATTTGCAGAAGAAAGATTTCCATACGCCATCAATGTTGCAACAAGTACAGACATCGGAACTGCAAGCACCACCATCCATGCAAGATTCATTGTGATGAGTTCGACAATTACCCAACCTCCAAGTCCTTTTCCAACGAGTTGGTCAATGAAACGCATAATGAACTGCAATAGAAAAACGAACATCAGCGTAAAAAACGAGAAGAGGAACGGACCAAGATGTGCGCGAAGTATAATTCGAAAGAGTATCATGTAGATTGCAAGGAAAATATACTAAAGAAAAGTTGCAATAATATTTTTATGTTTGTTGTATATAAAAGAAAGAGGTTGTAAATTTTTACTAAAATATTTCTACAATAAATTTTCAATAATCGATGAATATTGCTGTTTTTCTTGGCGGAATCTCTCCTGAAAGAAACGTTTCGCTCGCATCCGGAAGAAGCGTAGCAATCGCATTGCAAGAAATTGGTCACAACGTAAGTGTATTTGACCCTGCATTGGGAACGAAACTACCGAAAAATTTACTCGAATCGCTTCCGCAGCATATAGCGGAAATTTCTCCATCACTTTCTGAACTTTCAAATTTTTCTCCACGAAATTATTTTGAATGTGTTCAATCGTCATTACTCGACACTGTTGAAATCGTATTTCTTCTTCTGCACGGAACATACGGTGAAGATGGTGTAATTCAATCACTGTTGGAATTGCGCGGAATTCCGTACACAGGTTCAGGAATACTTGCAAGCGCACTTGCAATGAATAAAGCGATGACGAAAATGGTATTTGAAAGATACGGAATTCCTACACCGAAGTGGATTGTTGTTGAAAAGATGCAATTGAACAATAGCGTATTGGAGATATGGAAAACTTTTCCGTGTGTTGTAAAACCGAATGATGGGGGCTCGACAATTGGAATGTCTATTGTAGAAAAAAGTGAAAATATATTTTCAGCTATCGAACATGCGTTTCAATATTCAAAAAAGGTTTTGATAGAAGAATTTATTGAAGGAAGAGAATTAACTGTTCCGATACTTGGAAATGAAGCGTTGCCTGTTATCGAAATAAAACCGAAAGGCGGTTTCTACGATTACACGCGCAAATACACGAAAGGAGAAACGGAATACATTTGTCCTGCAGAATTACCTGAAAAATTATATAATACAATTTTAAGTGAAGGATGGAAAGCGTTTAACGTTCTTGGTTGCAGAGGGTTCGCGCGCACGGATTTTCGTTTGAAGCCAAATGGCGAATTCTATTGTTTGGAAGTGAATACCATTCCCGGAATGACATCAACAAGTTTAGTTCCGAAAGCAGCAAAAGTTGCTGGCATTGAGTTTCCTCAATTGTGTCAGAGAATTGTTGAATTAACATTAACAAATGGTTGAATTCTAAGACAGGCGAGTTAGATGAATAAAATATGTTAGAATAGTAAAAAGCGAATCGTACCTCGATTCGCTTTTTGTCGGAACGGCGGGATTTGAACCCGCGACCCCTTGCACCCCAAGCAAGTGCGCTACCGGGCTGCGCTACGTTCCGAATTCAAATAATTCCTTTGCGCAAATGCGTTTTTCTTCTTTCTTCATTTGTAATATTATTACGATAACTTCACCAATAATTCTTCTAAAAAAAACTTCACCTCTCGCAAATCTGCTTTCAATTTTTCATTTGTTTTGTATAATTCTTCCGTTACGTTCGTTTCAAATGAAATGGTATTTAGTTGTGTATCAAGTTTATTTTCATCTGACCACTGTCGCAAAATATTTTTCGCGCCTTCTAATGTGAATCGTTGATTGCGGGTAAGTTCTTTGATTTGTAGTATGATTTTAATGTCATAATTCGTGTATGCACGTTTTCCCCCACGGTTTTTTGACGGGTGCAGTTGTTCAAAGACGTCTTGCCAATACCGAAGAGTATATGGTTCAATACCCGTAATTTTGCTTACTTCGGTGATAGAATAATATAATCGTTTTATGTTATTCTGTTTCATACATAATCTACATTACTCTATAAAAAAAGCCGTTAATGATATGAAAATACACAGATGAAAAAAAATGATTCGCGTGTCTTAATCCTCGTTGCGCACATAATATGAGTAAAAAACGATTTCCACAATTGTTAATACAAGAAGCGCAATGGTGTCGCGATTTAACCATACAGCAATACCTTCTTGCGAAATGAGAAAGGAAAAAACCAGCGAAGAAATTGCCCATCCGGTTGAAAAAATTATGACAATAAATCCAACAGAAAGAACTCCTTCCACCAATCCTTCTTCTTGCCATCCTTTACTAAATGCGTACACAATTGCAACCGTGTGCAGATAAAAAACTAGCAAATCAATCATCGGATACAACAGTTGATTGGAAGTTGATGATATGCGCTTGATATCCGGCGCCAAATCCGTTATCAATATTCACAACAGAAATTCCAACGGAGCACGAATTAAGCATTGCAAGCAACGCGGCAATTCCTTGAAAAGAAGCGCCATAACCGATACTTGTTGGTACTGCGATTACGGGACAAGAAACAATTCCACCAACGACCGAAGGAAGCGCACCTTCCATTCCGGCTACACAAATAACGCAGTGTGCATTATGAAAAATATTCACTCGCTGAAGCAAGCGATGAATTCCTGCAACGCCAACATCGTATAATCGTTCAACATTACTTCCCAATAATTCTGCTGTTACAGCGGCTTCTTCTGCAACCGATATATCGGATGTTCCTGCAGATACGACAATGATTTTTCCTTTTCTCTTGTGCGGTTCAGAATAATTGATAGTACTAATTCGTGCTTTCTCAAAGTGCTGAACGGGAGAAAATTTTTTTAGTACTGCGATATGCTCGGAAGTAACGCGCGTAATGACGACGGGCAATTTTTTTTTGAGCATTTTGCTCACGATGAGTTTCACATCGTTTGCTGATTTTCCTTCGCCGTAAATAATTTCGGGGAATCCTTTTCGCAGTGCGCGATGATAATCAATATTTGCGATTTCTAAATCTTCAAACGGGAGTGTTTTTAACCGCTGAAGAAATTGATGTTCTGAAAGTTTTCCTTTTCGAAATCGTTGGAGAAGTTGACGGAGCGTTGCTTCTTGCATCTAATTCGTGATTTGTTGGTCAGCTGAAAGAACCGTATTTAAATTTCCAGAAGTAAATCCGTTTAAATCAAGCGTGATAAAGTGAAATCCAAGTTGTCGGAATTTTTGAACGAGTTTTGCACGGATTTCCGTTTCCGTAAGCAAATGAATCACATCTGTAGGAACTTCAATACGAGCAACGCTATCGTGATGGCGTACGCGGCATACATTGAATCCAAGTTCGTGCATAATATTTTCCGCATATTCTATTTGCGAAAGTTTTTCAATTGTTACTTTATTTCCGTATGGAATGCGCGAAGCAAGACACGGCGATGCAGGTTTTTCGGAGGATAGTAAGTGAAGATGATGAGATGCAAATCGTATTTCCTCTTTTGAAAACTTACAAAACGCAAGAGGCGATACTATATTATGTTCTTTTGCTGAAACGCTTCCGGGACGAAATTCAAAGCGGTCGTCAAAGTTTGTTCCGTCAAAAATTACATTGAAATTCATTCGCATCTGAAGTTGAGAAAGTTTTGTGAACAATTCCGTTTTGCAAAAATAACAGCGATTGGATGGGTTTGAAAAATAATGCTCGTTTTGTAATTCCTCCGTTTGAATAATGATATGATTGACGTCAAATTGCTCTGCTTGCTCGATGGCAAAGAGTTTTTCTTTTCTCGGAAAGGATGGAGAATCTCCTGTGGCAGCAAGAACATTTTCTTTACCGAGTATATCGCGCGCAGTTTTTAGTAAAAAAGAACTATCCACTCCTCCGGAATACGCAACAATTGCTGAATCGTATTGTGCGATGAATGTTTGAAGTTGCAACAATTTTTGCTCAAGAATAAGTGTCTTCATTGGAGGTGCGAAATTTTTTTAATACGTGGCATTCTTGATTTGAATTTGTTTCTCAAGATTTTCTCTTTTACTGTGTGAATAAATGAAGATGTAAAACCTAGTTGCATCAATTCACGTAACGTTTTCTTTTTGTCTATCAAATAATAGAGTAATAAATCTACGCTGTGATACATAAAACCAAGTTCTCCTTCGTCAGTTTGTCCTTGCCACAAATCGGCAGTAGGAACTTTATTGATAATCTTTTGTGGAACGCCGAGATGTTTTGCGAGTTCCCAAATTTGGGTTTTGTATAAATCTCCGAGAGGATTTATTCCGCAAGCACTATCGCCGTAAATTGTTCCGTATCCAAGTAATATTTCTGTTTTATTGCTTGTTCCAATTACTAACGCATTATGTTTTGCGGATGTGTCGTAAAGTGCAATCATTCTGCATCGCGCCATGATATTTCCTTTGCGTACAACATTCATTTTGGGTTCAAGTGCAATAAACTCATTGACCATAGGAGAAATATCTAAAAGTTGATAGGGAATGTTTAACTTGTGAGCAATGTTCGTAGCGTCGTCAATGTGTTGTTTGTTGCTTGTTTCGTATGGCATTAATAACGCACAAACGTTTTCTTTTCCTATTGATTTCGTTGTAAGAAATGCAGTTACGGCAGAATCAATTCCACCGGAAAGTCCAAACACTGCATTTGTACATTTCGCTTTTGTTATTTCATTTCGAATGAAAGTAGTGAGTGTTTGTTCAACTCGTGAGTAATTGAGAGTAAGATTTTTTATCGGGAGTCGTTTGTTCATAAAAAATGCAGAAAAAAATAAGGATAAATGTTTTAACTGCAATGTAAGTATTATGTATTCGTTGGGCAATGCGAGAAGAAAAATTTTTCAATGAGCATTTGCATTTTTTAAAAAAGAAATGTAACTTTTCGCCGTCTTTTTATTTCACCCTCCATTGGGGAAATGGTAATTTTTTTACTAACATTGTAGGAAATATTTTATGATACGTGCGTGCCTTCTATTTATAGCATTTCATTGTTTATTCGCTATTGTAACGCTTGCAGGAATTACGGGAAAAATTCGCGGAAAAGTAATAGACAACGAAAGCAAACAACCGATTGCCGGAGTTTCGATACTCATCCTTGGAACAAAAATGGGTGCGGCAACCAATATCGAAGGAGAATACTACATTCTTAATGTTCCTGTTGGCGAATATAAATTGCGCTCGTCATCTATCGGTTACAATGCGCTGACAGTTCAAGATGTTCACGTATCCGCAGATTTAACAACGGAAATAAATTTTTCTTTAGTTTCCGAAGCAGTGGAAGTAAAAGAAGTTGTCATAACTGCAGAACGTCCTCTCATTCAGCAAGACGTAACAGCATCGGTTTCGATTGTAGAAGCGGAACAATTGCAAGCGCTTCCCGTTACGTCGTTTTCTGAAGCGATGGTGTTAAGTACTGGATTTGTCGAATCAAAAAACGGCAATGGCGAAGGAATCCATTTGCGCGGAGGTCGAAGCAGAGAGTTGTCGTATCTTGTTGATGGTGTACGCGCGGATAATATTTTGTTCAGCGGATTGGGAAGCGATGTTCCGCGTTTAGGAGTTTCTTCGCTTACTGTTATGAGTGGAACATTTAATGCAGAATACGGACAAGCGCAATCTGGAGTGATAAATGTAGTAACGCAGGATGGTGGAGATAAATTCTGGGGAAAAACGCGATTCAGTTCCGATAGATTTGGCGGGAAAAAAAATAATTTAGGAACAAATATTATGGAGTTTGCAGTCAGCGGACCCATTATCAGCGACGCATCGTTTTTCTTCAGCGCAGATAGAGAACGTTCGAACACGTATTTAAACAAAACCACAGGACCGGAATATTTTTCTCCTTCGGGAAGAATTATCCAGAACGAATTTGAGTTCGGTTTGTTTGATAATAAAGACCGTGCTCAAATAAAACTTTCTTTAAAACCAACAAATGAAACAAAAGTACAAATTGGTACTATTTATTTCGACAGAAAGCATAAAGATTACGACCAAACATTTAAGGAATATCCACAATATCAGGGATTTGAACGAAATAAAAGTTTGTTGAATAATCTTACGTTCACGCATACGTTATCGCAAAGTTCGTTTTATGAAATCCGAATGTCGTATTTCGATTACAAAGAACAGTATTATGTTTTTGATGAACAATTAAGCGGCGACCATAGAAAAATATTTGCCCCCGTGTTAAGTAATGTGAGCTTTGATTCGACAGGTAATTACCAGTTTTGGGGGCCTTACAATGCATTTTTGTATTTAACAGAAGCGCAACGACAAGGATATAAAAATTTAAAACTTGCTGATTCCGTAATGATAGTCAATGGTTTGGGAGATACTATTGTTTTTGATGAAGGTACGGTGATTACAAATAATCTGGTAGAACAATTCATAGCGGGAGGAAGAAATTTATCGAAAATTAAAGTATCGGTGAAAGTAAATTCGTATGATGATTCATACCGCGACGCACGTACACGAACGTTAACTGCTTCAGCTAATTTTACAAGCCAACTCGATGGACAAAACAACATAAAATTCGGGATTGAATACAAGAAACATATCATTAGTGATTATTGGATAAATGGTGTCAATGCGAACTGGAATCATCTCGACGATACGCTTTCATTCGAGCGAAGACATTATGATTTAGTTGATTATTCATTTGACCCGTTACAACTTGCTGCGTACATACAGGATAAGTTTGAATATAAAAGTATGATATTTAATGTTGGAATTCGTTTTGACTATTTAGACGTACAAGCTCCCGATGTGTACGATTTTCTCACACGAGATCCTCGTAGCCATGTGGATAGTTTATTCATACTGCAAAAACGAAGCGAAACGGTTCCTGCGCGATATAAATTTTCTCCACGTTTTGGTTTTTCATTTCCCATCACAACTCAAGCGAAAATACATTTTTCATACGGGCATTTTTATCAATACCCAGATTTCAATTTTCTCTATCGAAGATTTCGTGAACAAAATCCAACGTTTCTTTATTTAGGAATCGGTCAATCGTTAGGTGCGATTGGAAACCCCCGATTGAAACCTGAAACTACGCAAGCGTACGAATTAGGCGGAGAATATATTATCAATGAAAATATGGTAGCCGCCGTGCGTATGTTTTACAAGGACAC
This genomic window from Ignavibacteria bacterium contains:
- the larE gene encoding ATP-dependent sacrificial sulfur transferase LarE, translated to MKTLILEQKLLQLQTFIAQYDSAIVAYSGGVDSSFLLKTARDILGKENVLAATGDSPSFPRKEKLFAIEQAEQFDVNHIIIQTEELQNEHYFSNPSNRCYFCKTELFTKLSQLQMRMNFNVIFDGTNFDDRFEFRPGSVSAKEHNIVSPLAFCKFSKEEIRFASHHLHLLSSEKPASPCLASRIPYGNKVTIEKLSQIEYAENIMHELGFNVCRVRHHDSVARIEVPTDVIHLLTETEIRAKLVQKFRQLGFHFITLDLNGFTSGNLNTVLSADQQITN
- a CDS encoding NAD+ synthase, translating into MNKRLPIKNLTLNYSRVEQTLTTFIRNEITKAKCTNAVFGLSGGIDSAVTAFLTTKSIGKENVCALLMPYETSNKQHIDDATNIAHKLNIPYQLLDISPMVNEFIALEPKMNVVRKGNIMARCRMIALYDTSAKHNALVIGTSNKTEILLGYGTIYGDSACGINPLGDLYKTQIWELAKHLGVPQKIINKVPTADLWQGQTDEGELGFMYHSVDLLLYYLIDKKKTLRELMQLGFTSSFIHTVKEKILRNKFKSRMPRIKKISHLQ
- a CDS encoding TonB-dependent receptor, whose product is MIRACLLFIAFHCLFAIVTLAGITGKIRGKVIDNESKQPIAGVSILILGTKMGAATNIEGEYYILNVPVGEYKLRSSSIGYNALTVQDVHVSADLTTEINFSLVSEAVEVKEVVITAERPLIQQDVTASVSIVEAEQLQALPVTSFSEAMVLSTGFVESKNGNGEGIHLRGGRSRELSYLVDGVRADNILFSGLGSDVPRLGVSSLTVMSGTFNAEYGQAQSGVINVVTQDGGDKFWGKTRFSSDRFGGKKNNLGTNIMEFAVSGPIISDASFFFSADRERSNTYLNKTTGPEYFSPSGRIIQNEFEFGLFDNKDRAQIKLSLKPTNETKVQIGTIYFDRKHKDYDQTFKEYPQYQGFERNKSLLNNLTFTHTLSQSSFYEIRMSYFDYKEQYYVFDEQLSGDHRKIFAPVLSNVSFDSTGNYQFWGPYNAFLYLTEAQRQGYKNLKLADSVMIVNGLGDTIVFDEGTVITNNLVEQFIAGGRNLSKIKVSVKVNSYDDSYRDARTRTLTASANFTSQLDGQNNIKFGIEYKKHIISDYWINGVNANWNHLDDTLSFERRHYDLVDYSFDPLQLAAYIQDKFEYKSMIFNVGIRFDYLDVQAPDVYDFLTRDPRSHVDSLFILQKRSETVPARYKFSPRFGFSFPITTQAKIHFSYGHFYQYPDFNFLYRRFREQNPTFLYLGIGQSLGAIGNPRLKPETTQAYELGGEYIINENMVAAVRMFYKDTYDYISTQPIFTPDNHTRIANLDYANSRGIEFSLEKRFAHHYAFTINYTYSRAEGNADQWSTHSNEVWNASVYGFVPPKKTVVLAWDQPHTLTLNLRMDYENYGGSIIGDIGSGLPYSPREPRGKPIGDINSGRQPWTSTFDMRIYRALDISPVKITLYLDVKNIFDRKNVLNVFDTTGEPNYNTNPAASPESMHNPSFYGPMRHILLGLELEF